A region of Pyxidicoccus parkwaysis DNA encodes the following proteins:
- a CDS encoding zf-HC2 domain-containing protein encodes MSPPDFTTLRQGGPGCPSDLSLDRLHAGELAKEAAQQIEQHLAGCADCTARMSERRAGFDAVDGVDPRAMLARIRTGLDQPPPLHRRLLRYFAPLAVAATAAVVFVLVRPEVETPGTRMKGSPALHVFRLAGDHAEEMVSGGAFTPGDRIRFAVDLPQEGQVMVLGVESSGALYTAWPREPEQRTHLSAGNAIELPGAVSLDAQPGRETLYLVHCPDSSAPPRCESTGPGTAPSCPKGCISTPFIMDKQGLRP; translated from the coding sequence ATGAGCCCCCCTGACTTCACCACCCTGCGGCAAGGCGGCCCGGGCTGCCCGTCCGACTTGTCGCTGGACCGGCTCCATGCCGGCGAGCTCGCGAAGGAAGCCGCGCAGCAAATCGAGCAACACCTCGCCGGCTGCGCGGACTGCACCGCTCGCATGTCCGAGCGCCGTGCCGGCTTCGACGCCGTTGATGGCGTGGACCCACGCGCGATGCTGGCGCGAATCCGGACGGGGCTCGACCAGCCCCCGCCCCTGCACCGCCGGTTGCTGCGCTACTTCGCCCCGCTGGCCGTCGCGGCCACCGCCGCCGTCGTCTTCGTGCTGGTGCGTCCGGAGGTGGAGACCCCGGGCACGCGCATGAAGGGCTCGCCCGCGCTGCACGTGTTCCGGCTCGCGGGAGACCACGCGGAGGAGATGGTCAGCGGAGGCGCCTTCACTCCAGGAGACCGGATCCGCTTCGCCGTGGACCTGCCACAGGAAGGCCAGGTGATGGTCCTCGGCGTCGAGTCCTCGGGAGCGCTCTACACCGCCTGGCCGCGCGAGCCCGAGCAACGGACACACCTGTCCGCGGGCAACGCCATCGAGCTCCCCGGCGCGGTGTCGCTCGACGCGCAGCCGGGCCGCGAGACGCTCTACCTCGTGCACTGCCCCGACAGCAGCGCCCCGCCGCGCTGCGAGTCCACGGGCCCCGGCACCGCGCCCTCGTGCCCCAAGGGCTGTATCAGCACGCCGTTCATCATGGACAAGCAGGGGCTGCGGCCATGA
- a CDS encoding RNA polymerase sigma factor, translated as MSRADSQQLSQLFNQHGPRVYRRALRLLGNPADAEEATQEIFIRAFKGAEGFRQQSQLTTWLYQIATHYCLNLIRDRSRRAELYAEHMPAAGDAEERTEPVRPDDLVLLRRLIADADEKQASAAVYVFLDGMSHEEAAEVLGVSKRTVGNLLERFQAWAAARTALATEAPAANNSPPERKASGFFGFGRRRS; from the coding sequence GTGAGCCGAGCCGACTCACAGCAGCTCTCCCAGCTCTTCAACCAGCATGGTCCGCGCGTCTACCGCCGGGCCCTGCGCCTATTGGGCAATCCCGCGGACGCCGAGGAGGCAACGCAGGAGATCTTCATCCGCGCATTCAAAGGCGCGGAGGGGTTCCGGCAGCAGAGCCAGCTCACCACCTGGCTGTATCAAATCGCCACCCATTACTGTCTCAACCTCATCCGAGACCGCTCCCGCCGAGCCGAATTGTACGCGGAGCACATGCCCGCCGCCGGAGATGCCGAGGAGCGCACCGAGCCCGTGCGCCCTGATGACCTCGTCCTCCTCCGCCGACTCATCGCGGATGCGGATGAGAAGCAGGCCAGCGCGGCCGTCTATGTCTTCCTCGACGGCATGTCGCACGAAGAAGCCGCCGAGGTCCTCGGCGTGTCCAAGCGGACGGTGGGAAACCTCCTCGAGCGATTCCAGGCCTGGGCCGCAGCCAGGACCGCCCTGGCGACCGAGGCCCCCGCAGCCAACAACTCGCCACCGGAGCGCAAGGCGTCCGGGTTCTTCGGATTCGGAAGGAGGCGGTCATGA